In Chryseobacterium camelliae, one DNA window encodes the following:
- a CDS encoding helix-turn-helix domain-containing protein codes for MDTLPTSPDYRKIYRDMISIKYPDKEPICQSILNKKEFTVLDIIRLNNLITGTGNKTSLASNQKLRAYDRATVMQILEYQKKNGLNNTQLAKHFKLSRNSVAKWKKKYCEENHG; via the coding sequence ATGGACACACTACCTACTTCTCCTGATTACAGGAAAATCTACCGTGATATGATCAGCATCAAATATCCGGATAAGGAACCTATTTGTCAGTCAATCTTAAATAAAAAAGAATTTACGGTACTGGATATCATCCGGCTGAATAATCTGATTACCGGAACAGGGAACAAGACTTCACTGGCCTCCAACCAAAAGCTCAGGGCCTATGACCGTGCTACTGTTATGCAGATCCTGGAGTACCAGAAGAAAAATGGGCTGAACAACACCCAGCTGGCGAAGCATTTCAAACTCAGCAGAAATTCGGTGGCCAAATGGAAGAAAAAATATTGCGAAGAAAATCACGGATAA
- a CDS encoding response regulator, whose amino-acid sequence MPKKIIRNLQFGVGLSLLILIASSIASYVSIQNQMENRESLSKSRRSITAVKDVLIALLDAETGDRGYQLTGKENYLEPYNRSLIEFPKAIERAKNLQIDDPNQLKRLNQLEQNVNENMEHLKKLVENKHKGILLTQDQMMTSKFYMDQCRKLVQDFVQYEEKQLEIKNKSLNLSSTTTVIFIVLSAIAALVVTVFFYIKLRNDLIRREKLEKELKAKDLEITRRVSAIQQIANRVANGDYSQKVVDNSEDDLGDLVGSLNHMTDSLKKSFDKINKSDWRQKGLAMLNESLVGNNSVKEVTDNALNQLIEYGKCINGAIYLMDDGVLKLSKAVGLEDAMKKVFEPGEGMIGQVFKSKKTRIFNDLDDNDFAVTFAGSKMKIDGILLAPIMLGRECYGVMELNSATNFDQDRIEYCVEGTRNIAIALSAAKAREKEQRLLEETQAQAEELQMQHSELENLNTELEAQTQKLQASEEELRVQQEELMQTNSELEERSKLLEEKNHLIAERNIEIQKKAEELALSTKYKSEFLANMSHELRTPLNSILLLSRLMAENPEENLNEDQVESAKVIQSSGSSLLTLIDEILDLAKIESGKMTLEYQDVVIQEVVKDLQDLFNPLVHDKGIRFDIDINEQLSESIETDRLRLDQVLRNLLSNALKFTSEGSIGLQVRKDPKHSNFITFSVKDTGIGIPEEKQHIIFEAFQQADGSTRRKFGGTGLGLSISREIARLLGGELTLKSKVNEGSEFTLSIPINALSKEVHIQTDQDLVEIIQEDVQEIKHILDLEEPQPAKPSVVLEIPEDVDDDRDNIAEGDKVILIIEDDTHFAKALLKYAHMQHYKGVVVVRGDHALSAALQYRPSAILLDVQLPVRDGWQVMDELKNHLQTKHIPVHMMSSLQVKKESLMRGAIDFINKPVALEQMTDVFKKIEEALRKSPQKVLIVEENAKHASALHYFLSNFNISLSVEDNVEDSVKALTSDEVDCVILDVGPARGNEYKIIEAIKSYEGLENLPIIIFTERNLSKSEELKIRQYADSIVVKTAHSYQRILDEVGLFLHLVEEKNSSPEITRSKTLGSLTEVLSGKKILITDDDVRNIFSLTKALEKYKVEVVLAMDGKQALEQIKVHPDIDVILMDMMMPEMDGYETIRQIRKMPMFTRLPVIAVTAKSMIGEREKCITAGASDYISKPVDIDQLLSLLRVWLYES is encoded by the coding sequence ATGCCGAAAAAAATCATACGAAATTTACAGTTCGGAGTCGGATTATCATTGCTTATTCTCATTGCCAGCTCCATAGCTTCTTATGTGAGCATTCAGAATCAAATGGAGAACCGGGAGAGCCTGTCCAAAAGCCGCCGGTCTATTACCGCGGTGAAAGATGTGCTTATTGCCCTGCTGGATGCTGAAACGGGGGACCGCGGATACCAGCTGACCGGAAAGGAGAACTATCTTGAGCCTTATAACCGGAGCCTTATTGAGTTTCCGAAAGCAATAGAACGCGCAAAAAATCTACAGATTGACGATCCCAACCAGCTTAAACGGCTGAATCAGCTGGAGCAGAATGTCAATGAAAATATGGAACACCTTAAAAAGCTTGTTGAGAACAAGCATAAAGGTATTCTCCTGACCCAGGACCAGATGATGACGAGCAAATTCTATATGGATCAGTGCAGGAAACTGGTTCAGGATTTTGTACAGTATGAAGAGAAGCAGCTGGAAATTAAAAACAAGAGCCTTAACCTCTCTTCTACCACAACCGTTATATTCATTGTACTTTCTGCAATCGCTGCTTTGGTGGTTACTGTATTTTTCTATATAAAGTTGCGAAATGACCTTATCAGAAGAGAGAAGCTGGAAAAAGAACTCAAGGCAAAAGACCTTGAGATCACGAGGAGGGTAAGTGCCATACAGCAAATTGCCAACCGTGTAGCCAATGGCGACTACAGCCAGAAAGTGGTGGATAACTCGGAAGACGACCTTGGCGATCTCGTAGGATCCCTGAATCACATGACAGATTCCCTTAAAAAGTCTTTCGACAAGATCAACAAAAGCGACTGGCGCCAGAAAGGTCTTGCCATGCTGAATGAATCGCTGGTAGGAAATAATTCTGTGAAAGAGGTGACCGATAATGCCCTGAACCAGTTGATTGAATATGGAAAATGCATTAACGGTGCCATTTACCTTATGGATGACGGGGTACTGAAACTCAGCAAGGCAGTAGGACTTGAAGATGCCATGAAAAAGGTATTTGAACCTGGCGAAGGCATGATCGGGCAGGTATTCAAGAGCAAGAAGACAAGGATTTTCAATGATCTCGATGATAATGATTTTGCAGTTACTTTTGCCGGCAGCAAGATGAAAATAGACGGTATCCTCTTAGCTCCTATTATGCTCGGAAGAGAATGTTACGGTGTAATGGAGCTGAACTCCGCCACCAATTTTGATCAGGACAGAATCGAATACTGTGTTGAAGGCACACGGAATATTGCCATTGCACTTTCTGCCGCCAAAGCACGTGAAAAGGAACAGCGCCTTCTGGAAGAAACCCAGGCACAGGCAGAGGAACTGCAGATGCAGCATTCTGAACTTGAAAACCTGAATACGGAACTGGAAGCACAGACCCAAAAACTCCAGGCCTCAGAAGAAGAACTCAGGGTACAACAGGAAGAACTCATGCAGACCAACAGCGAACTGGAAGAACGTTCAAAGCTGCTGGAAGAGAAAAATCACCTGATTGCCGAACGCAATATTGAAATCCAGAAAAAAGCGGAGGAATTGGCGTTGAGCACTAAATACAAATCGGAATTCCTGGCAAATATGTCCCACGAGCTTCGTACGCCCCTGAACTCTATCCTTCTGCTTTCCCGACTGATGGCTGAAAATCCGGAAGAAAACCTGAATGAAGATCAGGTAGAATCCGCCAAAGTCATCCAAAGCTCCGGAAGCAGCCTCCTCACCCTTATTGACGAAATTCTGGACCTGGCGAAAATTGAATCCGGAAAAATGACCCTTGAATACCAGGATGTGGTGATTCAGGAAGTGGTGAAAGATCTGCAAGACCTGTTTAACCCGCTGGTACACGACAAAGGGATCCGGTTTGACATCGATATTAATGAACAGTTAAGCGAGTCTATAGAAACAGACCGTCTGAGACTGGACCAGGTTTTGCGGAACCTCCTTTCAAATGCTCTTAAATTCACATCGGAAGGTAGTATCGGGCTACAGGTCAGAAAAGATCCTAAACATAGTAATTTTATTACCTTCTCCGTAAAAGATACGGGAATCGGGATTCCTGAAGAAAAACAGCATATTATCTTTGAAGCATTCCAGCAGGCAGACGGATCTACACGGAGAAAATTCGGGGGTACAGGATTGGGACTTTCCATCAGCCGTGAAATTGCAAGGCTTTTAGGAGGCGAGCTGACACTGAAAAGCAAGGTAAATGAGGGCAGCGAGTTTACACTCTCTATTCCGATAAATGCTTTATCAAAGGAGGTGCACATACAGACCGATCAGGATCTGGTGGAAATTATCCAAGAAGATGTCCAGGAAATCAAACATATCCTGGACCTGGAAGAGCCACAGCCGGCAAAGCCATCGGTAGTGCTGGAAATCCCGGAAGACGTGGATGACGACCGTGACAATATTGCAGAAGGTGACAAAGTCATCCTGATTATAGAAGACGATACCCATTTTGCCAAAGCACTCCTTAAATATGCCCATATGCAGCATTACAAAGGCGTTGTAGTGGTGCGTGGGGACCATGCCCTTTCTGCGGCGCTACAATACCGCCCGTCTGCCATCTTACTGGATGTGCAGCTCCCGGTAAGGGACGGATGGCAGGTGATGGATGAATTGAAAAACCATTTGCAAACCAAGCACATACCTGTGCATATGATGTCCTCATTACAGGTAAAAAAAGAAAGCCTGATGCGGGGAGCCATAGACTTTATCAACAAGCCTGTAGCGCTTGAGCAAATGACGGATGTATTTAAAAAAATTGAGGAAGCACTTCGCAAATCCCCTCAAAAAGTACTGATCGTGGAAGAAAATGCCAAACATGCAAGTGCACTGCATTACTTCCTGAGCAACTTCAACATTTCCCTTTCGGTTGAAGATAATGTTGAAGACAGTGTAAAAGCACTGACTTCCGACGAAGTAGATTGCGTGATCCTTGATGTAGGGCCTGCCAGAGGCAATGAATATAAAATTATCGAGGCCATCAAGAGTTATGAAGGATTGGAGAATTTACCGATCATTATATTTACCGAGCGCAACCTCTCCAAATCCGAAGAGCTGAAGATCAGGCAGTATGCAGATTCTATCGTGGTAAAAACCGCCCACTCTTATCAACGGATCCTGGATGAAGTAGGATTATTCCTGCATCTGGTGGAAGAAAAAAACAGTTCTCCTGAAATAACCCGGAGTAAAACCCTGGGATCGCTTACTGAAGTCCTGAGCGGGAAGAAGATCCTGATCACGGATGATGATGTAAGGAATATTTTCTCCCTGACCAAAGCACTGGAAAAATACAAAGTGGAAGTAGTCCTGGCCATGGACGGAAAGCAGGCACTGGAACAGATCAAGGTGCATCCGGATATCGATGTAATCCTTATGGACATGATGATGCCGGAAATGGACGGCTATGAAACTATTCGTCAGATCAGGAAAATGCCGATGTTTACCAGGCTGCCGGTTATTGCCGTAACGGCAAAATCGATGATCGGAGAACGTGAAAAATGTATTACGGCCGGTGCTTCAGATTACATTTCGAAGCCGGTGGATATTGATCAGCTCCTGTCCCTGTTACGTGTTTGGTTGTATGAAAGTTAA
- a CDS encoding transposase: MDFKTLHIGKLIKKKVAESDLEISRICSFLKLDEEEVNLMYQSANIKTEVLLRWSKLLKYDFFRLYSQHLILYSPPQGNNYIKKAPHKSKLPEFRKNIYTQEVIDFILELIYTEKKTKMEIVEEYRIPKTTLYKWISKNKSK; encoded by the coding sequence ATGGATTTTAAGACACTCCATATCGGAAAGCTGATTAAGAAGAAAGTTGCGGAAAGCGATCTGGAAATATCCCGCATATGCAGTTTCTTAAAGCTCGACGAAGAAGAAGTCAACCTGATGTATCAGTCTGCCAATATTAAAACTGAAGTATTGCTGCGGTGGAGCAAACTGCTTAAATATGACTTTTTCAGGCTTTACAGCCAGCATTTAATTTTGTATTCGCCGCCGCAGGGGAATAACTACATTAAAAAAGCACCCCATAAAAGCAAACTTCCGGAATTCCGTAAGAACATTTACACCCAGGAAGTTATAGATTTTATTCTGGAACTGATTTATACCGAAAAAAAGACGAAGATGGAAATTGTGGAAGAATACCGCATTCCGAAAACCACTCTATACAAATGGATCAGCAAAAATAAATCAAAATAA
- a CDS encoding sensor histidine kinase: MILIVDDNQNNIYSLKRLLESRDFQVDTANSGEEALGKALKNNYALIILDVQMPDMDGFEVAETFAGYSKTKEIPIIFLSAVNTEKRFITRGYASGGIDYVTKPIDPEILLLKVKTYYNLQEQNLAMKKTQQSLELEVKGRRESQVSMKSRIDYFHLMLEALPQIAFTLNEEGKVDFVNARWYEYSASDKEFPETHPDDPNIQEEFELCRKMGKALDLEVRIRNRGSGDYRYHLLRMSPVHEGNTLKNWVGTFTDIEDQKKVEKEKDEFLSIASHELKTPLTSIKAYIQLLERKLKLDDSCSEAGFVTKALTQIEKLNTLINDLLDVSKIENGKLKINKKPANLETVIHNSIETILQTHEENNIRIERHGTKPDMIMPFDEIRIEQVLINFLSNAIKYSPKKQHIIVTTFVDDDEVKVSVTDFGIGIPDFKQEAVFSKFYRVEESSLQFQGMGIGLYICSEIIKQHHGTIGLSSKINEGSTFYFTLPLH, translated from the coding sequence ATGATCTTAATTGTTGATGATAATCAAAACAACATCTATTCCTTAAAAAGGCTGCTGGAATCCAGAGATTTCCAGGTAGACACAGCCAATTCGGGTGAAGAGGCGTTAGGAAAAGCACTTAAAAATAATTATGCTCTGATTATTTTAGATGTACAGATGCCGGACATGGATGGTTTTGAAGTGGCAGAGACATTTGCCGGATATAGTAAAACCAAAGAGATTCCTATTATATTTTTATCCGCTGTAAATACTGAAAAAAGATTCATTACACGTGGATATGCCTCCGGAGGTATAGATTATGTAACCAAGCCTATCGATCCGGAAATCCTGCTTCTAAAAGTAAAAACCTATTACAACCTTCAGGAACAGAACCTTGCGATGAAGAAAACCCAGCAGAGCCTGGAACTGGAGGTAAAAGGAAGAAGGGAATCGCAGGTAAGTATGAAGTCCAGAATAGACTATTTTCATCTTATGCTGGAAGCCCTTCCGCAGATTGCCTTCACCTTGAATGAAGAGGGAAAGGTGGATTTCGTCAATGCCCGCTGGTACGAATACTCTGCTTCCGATAAAGAGTTCCCGGAAACCCACCCGGATGACCCTAACATACAGGAAGAATTTGAGCTCTGCCGAAAGATGGGAAAAGCACTGGACCTTGAAGTACGCATCAGGAACAGGGGATCCGGGGACTACCGATACCATCTTTTGCGGATGTCACCCGTACACGAAGGCAATACCCTGAAAAACTGGGTCGGTACTTTTACCGATATCGAAGATCAGAAAAAGGTAGAAAAAGAGAAAGACGAATTCCTGAGCATTGCCAGCCATGAATTAAAGACCCCTCTTACCAGTATAAAAGCATACATTCAATTGCTGGAACGCAAGCTTAAACTGGATGACTCCTGCTCCGAAGCAGGATTTGTCACGAAAGCCCTCACCCAGATCGAAAAACTGAATACCCTGATCAATGACCTGCTGGATGTTTCCAAAATAGAAAACGGAAAACTGAAAATCAACAAAAAGCCGGCTAACCTGGAAACGGTTATACACAATTCCATAGAAACCATTCTCCAGACACACGAAGAAAATAATATCAGAATAGAGCGCCACGGCACTAAACCGGATATGATCATGCCTTTTGATGAAATACGCATTGAGCAGGTGCTGATCAATTTTCTGTCTAATGCCATAAAATACTCACCGAAAAAGCAGCATATCATCGTAACCACCTTTGTAGATGATGATGAAGTAAAAGTCAGCGTTACGGATTTCGGGATTGGTATCCCCGACTTTAAACAGGAAGCCGTCTTTAGTAAATTCTATCGTGTGGAAGAATCTTCACTGCAGTTTCAGGGCATGGGCATCGGCCTTTACATCTGTTCTGAAATCATTAAACAGCATCATGGAACCATCGGATTATCCAGTAAGATCAACGAAGGTTCCACGTTTTATTTTACCCTACCTTTACATTAA